Genomic segment of Myxococcus stipitatus:
TCCGCGCTCCGTCATGAAGACCTGCTCCCCGTCCTCGTCGAGCAGGCCCCACTCCTTGAGCTGCTCGATGGGCGGACCGAACACGTCCGTCATCTCCTGGCCGAAGCGGCGGCGGAAGCCCGCCTTGCTCACCGACAGGCAGCGCAGCCCCATGACCATGTAGCGGGAGCGCCGCTCCTCCGGCGTCAGCCGGTTGGCGAGCCGCACCGGCAGCCGCCCCTCCTTCAGCACGTCCAGGTACTCCTGGAGCGAGTGGATGGTGCAGTAGATGAAGGCCTCGTCGCCCTCCGTGTAGCTGAACGCGCCGGGGCCCATTCCCGCGTAGCTGCGCTGCGGCGCCTGCCAGTTCATCAGGTGGTGCTCCGAGCGCCGCCCCATCCGCCGCGCGAAGTCGTTGATGGTGTAGTGGACGAAGCCCGCGGCCCCCAGCACCTGCTGCGTGGCCTGGTACATCGCCACCTCCTCCGACTCGGGGGGATAGGCGGCGACGTGGCCCATCAGCGTCTCGTTGTAGAGGCGTGTGCCCGGGTCCAGGAACAAGCAGTAGGTGCTGATGTGGTCCACCCCCAGCTCCAGCGCCTTGCGCAGGTCCGCCTCCCACAGAGGCACCGTCTGCCCGGGCACGCGGTAGATGAGGTCGATGGCGATGTTGTCGAAGCCCGCCTGCCGCGCCAGCTCGATGGCCTTCACCGCGCCGTCCACGCCGTGCGTGCGCCCCAGAATCTTGAGGAACTCCGGCCGGAAGGACTGCACGCCGAAGCTGATGCGGTTGATGCCGCTGGCGCGCAGCTGCCGGAGCTTCTCCAGGTCGACGGTGTCGGGGTTGGCCTCCATCGTGACTTCGGAGCCGGGCTCGGGAGGCAGCCGCTCCAGCGTGTGCTCGATGAGGCGGAGCAGGTCCGGCGTCTCCATGGCCGTGGGCGTGCCCCCGCCGAAGTACCCGCCGCTCGTCTTCGTGCCCCGCTTGTGGCGCTGCGCCGCGACCAGGTCTATCTCCCGGAAGACGCCGTCCATGAACGCCTTGGCCCGGTCATCCCGCATCCGGTACTTGTTGAACGGACAGTAGGGACAGACGTCCTTGCAGAAGGGGATGTGGAGATAGAAGGCCGCGGCGTCGGGACCTCGGCCCAGGGCCTCCAGGATGGTCTCCCCATCCACCGCCTGCATCGTGGGCGGATACCAGCGGACGTACTCGACGTCGCGCTTGGGGTAGTCACTCCAGTAGCGATACAGCGGGAAGCTACTTTCCATGGGGCGCGCTCCCATGCCGGGCTGCGATGAACAGGTCCAGGTCCTTCACGTCCAACACCGTCGAGGACTGGGTCGTCCCAGGCTCGAGTCCCGCCCCTCTCAACAGCTCCACCACTTCGTCGAACGTGTAGTCGCGCAGGTGGTGCTCCACGTGCACGGAGCGGTACATCGGCGCGTTCGGGTCCGAGTTGGCCGCCTTGTTGATGACGTTGAAGACGAAGATGCCGTCCTCGGCGAGGTGACGGCGGGCGACGCTCAGCGTGGCCCGTGCGTCCTCGTCGGAGGTCATGGTGCTCATCGCGTAGAGACACACCACCAGGTCGAACCGGCCGCCCAGGTCCAGCGTCTTCAGGTCCGTGTTCGTGAAGGAGATGTCCAGTCCCTGCGCGCGAGCCTGCTCCGCGGCCTTCTCCAGCTTCCAGCCCTGCTGGTCCACGCCGTGGCAGACATGTCCGTCGCGCGCGAACTCCTGCAGGTGCTTGCCGGTGCCACACGCGAGGTCCAGCACCCGCAGCGGGCCCGTCCGCTGCTTCATGGCGTAGATGCGGGAGACCTCCTCCCGGTGGCCCGCGAGCCGTGCGTGCACGCGGTCCCATTCGGAGTCGTAGGAGTCGTCCAGCTTCTTCGGAGCAGCGGGAGGCGCGGCGACCTGCTTGTCCGGAGGGAGGAAGGCATTGCCGTCCAGGCCATGGGCGGCCAGGTTCTTCATCACCCGCGGCCGGAAGGCCGGAGGCGCCACGCGCAGGCAGGCCCGCGCGACATCCTCCCGCTCGATGCGGTTGACGCCTCGCTCGCGCGCGCCGCGCTCCGCCTCCCGCTCGATGGCGGCCGAGGCCGAGTCCTTGAATGCCTCGGGAGGCCCCTTCCCCA
This window contains:
- the hemW gene encoding radical SAM family heme chaperone HemW: MESSFPLYRYWSDYPKRDVEYVRWYPPTMQAVDGETILEALGRGPDAAAFYLHIPFCKDVCPYCPFNKYRMRDDRAKAFMDGVFREIDLVAAQRHKRGTKTSGGYFGGGTPTAMETPDLLRLIEHTLERLPPEPGSEVTMEANPDTVDLEKLRQLRASGINRISFGVQSFRPEFLKILGRTHGVDGAVKAIELARQAGFDNIAIDLIYRVPGQTVPLWEADLRKALELGVDHISTYCLFLDPGTRLYNETLMGHVAAYPPESEEVAMYQATQQVLGAAGFVHYTINDFARRMGRRSEHHLMNWQAPQRSYAGMGPGAFSYTEGDEAFIYCTIHSLQEYLDVLKEGRLPVRLANRLTPEERRSRYMVMGLRCLSVSKAGFRRRFGQEMTDVFGPPIEQLKEWGLLDEDGEQVFMTERGRHFASNVLKAFYTPANRGKPQAIGVELLAGKGLSLVSVGGQQRTETGT
- a CDS encoding class I SAM-dependent methyltransferase, which translates into the protein MAMEIQWESQARALFQDLMGKGPPEAFKDSASAAIEREAERGARERGVNRIEREDVARACLRVAPPAFRPRVMKNLAAHGLDGNAFLPPDKQVAAPPAAPKKLDDSYDSEWDRVHARLAGHREEVSRIYAMKQRTGPLRVLDLACGTGKHLQEFARDGHVCHGVDQQGWKLEKAAEQARAQGLDISFTNTDLKTLDLGGRFDLVVCLYAMSTMTSDEDARATLSVARRHLAEDGIFVFNVINKAANSDPNAPMYRSVHVEHHLRDYTFDEVVELLRGAGLEPGTTQSSTVLDVKDLDLFIAARHGSAPHGK